The genomic window AATGTATATGCAAACCAAAAGCCACATCTTACAGGTGGGTGGACCAGAAGTAGCCAAAACATATTGACCATTCTAGTATGTCAGTCAAAATTTATGTAACAGTTTTGTGTACATTACACAATACGTACGACGGATTATGACTATTCCACTAATTATAAATATTAATGATTTAATCAATTTCACTCGATTACTTGTGTTGTTATCATTATTTTTGTCATTTGAATTTAGCACAGCATATTTTGTATGTATCATATATCTGTTGGGCTAAACCAAATGAAGAAAAAAATTGTACGCATGCATTACGGTCTTGCCAAACAATAATACCGAATTCATCAAAACTTCCTTTACCGAattcttgttctttttttctcCGTAGTTGATCTCCACTATAAAATAGCATTTGAAGTGTGCATAGTTTCTTCAAGTCCCTTTTGTAGATCCACAAAGAGCATTCAGCACTTGAAACTCAAAAAGGGCTTCACTAGGTAGATATATCATCATGGTGCAATTAAGTGTTCATGACTTATCTTTCATGTTTGGCATTCTTGGTATGTTAAAATGCAAAACAATGTACACTGATTTTGTACCTTTTATCTTTATTTTGTTCTCTCAATATTCTCTAACTCGTATGCTACTGTTATGCAGGTAATATCGTGTCATTCATAGTGTTCTTAGCACCAGTGTAAGAACAATTAAATTGATCCCTCTATCCATATTTAATttggcacaccccttaagaagcaATTAATAAAATGAAATGCTTACTATATCATGCTTTGAATATGATAAATTCAATGTTTTAGAAAATGCATCAagaaatgattatagttaataaTAAGGATAAATTGATAATCAAGTGTTAAATTCTGTCTTAATTTGCTaaattggacaagtaaaagtgcacatgTATTTTTAATATAGAGGACAAGTAAAATTGGATAGAGCGAGTACATTTCAAGTCTATTTAAAAGTTTTCAGACAATAATAATATGATGGACAAGTTGGTTTCTTTCtccatttctttttttatttcagGCCAACATTTTACAAGATATATAAAAGGAATTCATCAGAAGGGTTTCAAGCAATACCATATTTAGTAGCACTATTTAGTGCAGGACTATTGCTATATTATGCTTATCTCAAGAAGAATGCCTACCTTATTGTCAGCATTAATGGCTTTGGATGTGTCATTGAATTAGCTTACATCTCTTTGTTTCTCTTTTACGCACCCAGAAAGTCTCAGGTGAACTCCCTTTGCTCTTTCTCATTAGGAAAGAAACAAATTAAATTTTATACACGTGTTGTATATGATTTGAGTTATCGGATTAAATCTTATACACTGATAGTACAATTTTATTTATTAGTGTAGTCACATATTACAGCATGCTAGTTATCATAGATATTAACTTGTAATTATCTCATAAATTACGTGATAGCGTACTGTCAGTACACTACAATGTAAAGATTCTTTTACACTATTAGTGTCTTTTAACTTGAGATAGCAAGTCAGTTACCATTTTTATCAAGTTACTAATTAATCATTTTAGGAGAGATTTGTTTGTAATTACTTTATAAATAGTTTGATTgtgtaaaatatttatatttacaCTATCAATACATAAAAAGAGACATATTTCATACTACTATTTTGCTTGCTATAATTTGCAGATTTTCACGGGGTGGCTGATGTTGTTGATAGTGGGAGCCCTAGGAATGGTAATGTTATTTTCTTATGTATTTGCAAAAGGCTCAGAAAGAGTGATGATAGTGGGATGGATTTGTGCTGTTATCAACGTTGCGGTCTTTGCTGCTCCTTTAAGCATCATGGTTTCATTAATTACTCTCTAGTTTTTATTTCATACAGTAATTTATCCCtttatatttatatgtatgcTTTAGTTACTTCCTTAACTCTTATAAATGTGTGTTGCAGAGGCAAGTAATAAGAACAAAGAGTGTAGAGTTTATGCCCTTCACTTTATCATTGTTCCTCACTCTCTGCGCTACAATGTGGTTTTTCTATGGGTTTTTCAAGAAGGACTTCTACATTGCAGTAAGTTATCAATAAATTCATACAATTTACTCCCTCTGTTTAACGAAGAATAACTTTTTTCACATACAATATGTACCAATGATCGGGTGCAGTTCAGTGGAATCGGTGGTTTAGAGCCAAATCTTAATAAGAGGTTTCAAATATATTCAACAAAACTAGCTTCTGCGTGCGTCACACGTGCATTCCATGCGCCGCACGTGCATCTCATCTCAATTagtaaaattatttta from Lycium barbarum isolate Lr01 unplaced genomic scaffold, ASM1917538v2 unchr_scaffold_36, whole genome shotgun sequence includes these protein-coding regions:
- the LOC132625705 gene encoding bidirectional sugar transporter NEC1, yielding MVQLSVHDLSFMFGILGNIVSFIVFLAPVPTFYKIYKRNSSEGFQAIPYLVALFSAGLLLYYAYLKKNAYLIVSINGFGCVIELAYISLFLFYAPRKSQIFTGWLMLLIVGALGMVMLFSYVFAKGSERVMIVGWICAVINVAVFAAPLSIMRQVIRTKSVEFMPFTLSLFLTLCATMWFFYGFFKKDFYIAVSYQ